A stretch of the Oncorhynchus clarkii lewisi isolate Uvic-CL-2024 chromosome 9, UVic_Ocla_1.0, whole genome shotgun sequence genome encodes the following:
- the LOC139417444 gene encoding large ribosomal subunit protein P2-like, with translation MRYVAAYLLAALGGNTNPSSQNIKDILGSVGIEADDQRLAKVISELMGKDINEVLNAGMSKLASVPVGGAVAVSAAGGSAAVAPGAAPASQEKEEEKKEESEESDEDMGFGLFD, from the exons ATGCGTTATGTGGCCGCCTACCTGTTGGCAGCGCTGGGTGGCAACACCAACCCCAGCAGTCAGAACATCAAGGACATCCTGGGCAGCGTTGGCATCGAGGCTGACGACCAGCGCCTGGCTAAG GTCATCAGTGAGCTGATGGGAAAAGACATCAATGAAGTCCTGAACGCAG gaatGTCCAAGTTGGCCTCCGTGCCAGTAGGGGGGGCTGTGGCGGTGTCAGCGGCTGGTGgatctgctgctgttgctcctgggGCCGCTCCTGCCT cgcaagagaaggaggaggagaagaaggaggagtcTGAGGAGTCAGATGAAGACATGGGTTTTGGTCTCTTTGATTAG